The proteins below come from a single Afipia felis ATCC 53690 genomic window:
- a CDS encoding TolC family protein, which translates to MKIIRGVLPHQSLLRSNRSVLALAVSLLLSGCATFSPDRGMGVVVDVADHTIKKDVIAIRSVDEAQQTSDRVKHLLRRTLNVDTAVQVALLNNRGLQAAYNELALAEADRVQESLPPNPTFSVSRISGNGATEIERQVVGDILALATLPFRSEIAKQRFHQAQLRAALETLRLAADVRRAYYRAVAANELVGLLSDAKSTAEATAQLSKKLGETGSLNKLDQAREQVFYAETTADLATLRQEATSSREVLARLLGLWDGDLNFKLPSHLPALPPRPRTLPRIEVDAVEHRIDLQIARIELGALAKSLNLTEASRFVTMLDIAGIDRKTRDPEGAPFRERGFDIQFQIPIFDGGEVRVRQATETYNRAFNRLTEKAVNVRSEARDAYRTYRSSFEIASQYQREVLPLRKIITEEMQLRFSSMQVDVFALLTEARQRIASLRAAIEAKRAFWFAQSDLQTAVNGGGSGETPTESRSTTTAQAGGGSH; encoded by the coding sequence ATGAAAATTATCCGTGGCGTGCTGCCGCATCAGAGCCTCCTCCGAAGCAATCGGTCGGTGTTGGCACTCGCCGTTTCCCTCCTTCTTTCTGGTTGTGCGACCTTCTCGCCGGATCGGGGAATGGGCGTCGTTGTCGATGTCGCCGATCATACGATCAAGAAGGATGTGATCGCGATCCGCTCGGTGGATGAGGCGCAGCAGACCAGCGACAGAGTCAAGCATTTGCTACGCCGGACGCTCAATGTTGATACCGCCGTTCAGGTCGCGCTGCTCAACAATCGCGGCTTGCAGGCCGCATACAATGAATTGGCATTGGCGGAAGCCGATCGTGTCCAGGAAAGCCTGCCGCCCAATCCGACGTTCTCAGTCTCGCGCATTTCGGGCAATGGCGCGACCGAGATCGAGCGCCAAGTCGTGGGAGACATCCTCGCACTTGCGACGCTACCGTTCCGATCCGAAATCGCAAAACAGCGTTTCCATCAGGCACAGCTTCGCGCCGCATTGGAAACACTGCGCCTTGCTGCCGATGTCAGACGTGCTTACTACCGCGCGGTTGCCGCAAACGAACTGGTCGGCCTTCTCAGCGACGCTAAGAGCACCGCCGAAGCCACCGCGCAACTGTCGAAAAAGCTTGGCGAGACTGGCTCTCTCAACAAGCTCGATCAGGCACGCGAGCAGGTCTTCTATGCGGAAACCACGGCGGACCTTGCGACGCTGCGTCAGGAGGCAACCAGTTCGCGCGAAGTTCTGGCGCGACTGTTGGGCCTGTGGGACGGAGATCTGAATTTCAAACTGCCGAGCCACCTACCGGCTTTGCCGCCGCGCCCGCGGACCTTACCGCGCATCGAAGTGGACGCCGTTGAACACCGGATCGATCTGCAGATCGCCCGTATCGAACTCGGCGCGCTTGCAAAATCCCTGAACCTCACCGAAGCCAGCCGATTCGTCACGATGCTGGATATAGCTGGTATCGATCGGAAGACGCGCGATCCGGAAGGTGCACCGTTCCGTGAGCGTGGATTTGACATCCAGTTCCAGATTCCGATCTTCGATGGCGGCGAGGTGAGAGTCCGGCAGGCCACGGAGACCTACAACCGGGCTTTCAACCGTCTGACCGAGAAGGCCGTCAATGTTCGGTCGGAAGCGCGCGATGCGTACCGCACTTATCGCTCGTCCTTTGAAATTGCCAGCCAGTATCAGCGCGAGGTCCTGCCGCTGCGCAAGATCATCACGGAAGAGATGCAACTGCGTTTCTCAAGTATGCAGGTCGACGTTTTCGCGCTGCTGACGGAAGCGCGTCAACGCATTGCCTCGTTACGTGCGGCCATCGAAGCCAAGCGGGCTTTCTGGTTCGCACAGTCCGACCTTCAGACCGCCGTCAACGGCGGCGGCTCTGGAGAAACACCAACGGAATCCCGTTCGACGACGACCGCCCAAGCTGGCGGCGGCAGCCATTGA
- a CDS encoding cupredoxin domain-containing protein — translation MKALHRTGVVLCATMLLSASAWAGPGPAGHHDETYSAGEPGDTTKPARIIQVTMGEPDGKMTFIPAKIEVKKGEQVKFMLRNNGELEHEFILATTAENLKHAEAMKKNPDMEHDDPNGIRLAPKKTGEIVWKFTKSGTFEYSCLIPGHREAGMIGTVVVK, via the coding sequence ATGAAAGCACTTCATCGAACCGGCGTCGTATTGTGCGCCACCATGCTTCTCTCGGCATCGGCATGGGCTGGACCAGGGCCCGCGGGACATCACGACGAAACCTACTCCGCCGGTGAACCCGGAGATACGACGAAGCCCGCACGGATCATTCAGGTCACGATGGGTGAACCCGACGGCAAGATGACGTTCATCCCAGCCAAGATCGAAGTGAAGAAGGGCGAACAGGTCAAGTTTATGCTTCGCAACAATGGCGAGCTGGAGCACGAGTTCATTCTCGCTACCACTGCGGAAAACCTGAAGCACGCGGAGGCCATGAAGAAGAATCCGGACATGGAGCACGATGATCCGAACGGCATCCGCCTGGCGCCGAAGAAGACCGGAGAGATCGTCTGGAAATTCACGAAGAGTGGCACGTTTGAATACTCATGCCTGATTCCAGGTCACCGCGAGGCAGGAATGATCGGCACTGTTGTCGTCAAGTAA
- a CDS encoding DUF736 domain-containing protein, with protein sequence MATIGTFTKSDNGFAGAVKTLSLNVKAKFVPTEKESDKAPDYRILAGAVEFGAAWKKTAQNGREYLSVRLDDPSFAAPIFANLIEGEDASHQLIWSRRSAD encoded by the coding sequence ATGGCGACCATCGGAACATTCACCAAGAGCGACAACGGCTTTGCGGGCGCGGTCAAGACGCTCAGCCTCAATGTCAAAGCGAAGTTCGTCCCGACCGAGAAGGAAAGCGACAAGGCTCCCGACTATCGCATCCTCGCCGGAGCCGTCGAGTTTGGCGCCGCCTGGAAAAAGACCGCGCAGAACGGCCGCGAGTATCTCTCGGTTCGTCTTGATGATCCTAGCTTCGCCGCTCCGATCTTTGCCAACCTGATCGAGGGTGAAGACGCGAGCCACCAGTTGATCTGGTCGCGCCGCAGCGCCGACTGA
- a CDS encoding metal-sensitive transcriptional regulator produces the protein MRKDIKTSCQKRLSRIEGQVRGLAKMVDENRYCIDIVTQISAVRAALRRVEEEVLKDHVAHCVEHAIASGDKADQRRKIAELMAVVGRAER, from the coding sequence ATGCGCAAAGACATCAAGACTTCGTGCCAGAAACGCCTCAGCCGAATTGAAGGGCAGGTGCGCGGCCTCGCCAAGATGGTGGATGAAAACCGGTACTGCATCGATATCGTAACGCAGATATCCGCCGTTCGTGCCGCTCTGCGCCGTGTTGAGGAAGAGGTGTTGAAGGATCATGTCGCCCATTGCGTCGAGCATGCGATCGCGAGTGGCGACAAAGCAGATCAGCGCCGCAAGATTGCGGAGTTGATGGCGGTGGTCGGTAGGGCGGAACGATAA
- a CDS encoding multicopper oxidase family protein produces the protein MLSRRGFLGTAALVSASAVSGRVQAANIPEAPNMDKVTMQPPLHPTSGPDYRPVVTLNGWSLPWRMNGDWKEFHLVAEPVVREFADGMKAYLWGYNGQAPGPTIEAVEGDKVRIFVTNKLPEHTTVHWHGMILPSGMDGVGGLTQPHIKPGKTFVYEFELKKSGTFMYHPHSDEMVQMAMGMMGMFVVHPRDPSFRPVDRDFVFIMSTYDIDPGTYLPKVNEMTNFNMWTWNSRVFPGIDPLPVRLGDKVRVRIGNLTMTNHPIHLHGHHFAVSCTDGGWVPESAQWPETTTDVPVGAVRAFDVVADNPGDWAFHCHKSHHTMNAMGHDMRNMIGVSKKDLAKAVGKLAPDAMVMGSTGMAMGEMEMPAPDNTLPMMTGSGQFGPIEMGGMFTVMKIREGMARDDYSDPGPYKNPPGTVAYEVDAPAAEPVRPQNDKDAAGAAKMKGMKMKGM, from the coding sequence ATGCTATCGCGAAGAGGATTTTTGGGAACAGCTGCGTTGGTTAGCGCGAGCGCCGTCAGTGGCCGCGTGCAGGCGGCAAACATTCCGGAAGCGCCGAACATGGACAAGGTGACGATGCAGCCGCCGCTGCACCCAACCAGCGGTCCGGACTATCGCCCGGTTGTCACCCTCAACGGTTGGTCGTTGCCTTGGCGGATGAATGGCGACTGGAAGGAATTCCATCTTGTCGCAGAGCCCGTGGTGCGGGAGTTCGCCGACGGCATGAAGGCGTATCTTTGGGGCTACAACGGCCAGGCGCCGGGGCCGACGATCGAAGCGGTTGAAGGCGACAAGGTCCGCATCTTCGTCACCAACAAACTACCCGAACATACGACAGTCCATTGGCACGGCATGATTTTGCCGAGTGGCATGGATGGCGTTGGCGGATTGACCCAGCCGCACATCAAACCGGGCAAAACCTTCGTCTACGAATTCGAGCTGAAGAAGAGCGGGACATTCATGTATCACCCGCACTCCGACGAAATGGTGCAGATGGCGATGGGCATGATGGGGATGTTCGTCGTGCACCCGCGCGACCCGTCCTTCCGCCCGGTCGATCGCGACTTCGTCTTCATCATGAGCACCTACGACATCGACCCCGGCACTTATCTGCCGAAGGTCAACGAGATGACCAATTTCAACATGTGGACCTGGAATAGCCGCGTGTTTCCTGGGATCGATCCGTTGCCAGTCCGTCTCGGCGACAAGGTTCGTGTCCGGATCGGCAATCTCACGATGACCAACCACCCCATCCATCTCCACGGACACCACTTTGCCGTCAGCTGCACCGACGGCGGCTGGGTTCCCGAAAGCGCGCAATGGCCGGAGACGACGACCGACGTACCTGTCGGCGCGGTTCGCGCGTTCGACGTCGTCGCCGACAATCCCGGCGACTGGGCGTTTCACTGCCACAAGTCGCATCACACCATGAACGCCATGGGACACGATATGCGCAACATGATTGGCGTCTCGAAGAAGGATTTGGCCAAGGCGGTCGGCAAGCTGGCACCTGACGCCATGGTGATGGGCTCGACCGGGATGGCGATGGGCGAGATGGAAATGCCCGCACCCGACAACACACTGCCGATGATGACGGGCTCCGGGCAATTCGGACCGATCGAGATGGGCGGAATGTTTACGGTGATGAAGATCCGCGAAGGCATGGCCCGCGACGATTACAGCGATCCCGGCCCCTACAAGAATCCGCCCGGCACCGTCGCATATGAAGTCGATGCTCCGGCTGCGGAGCCGGTCCGACCGCAGAACGACAAAGATGCTGCGGGCGCTGCAAAGATGAAAGGCATGAAGATGAAGGGGATGTGA
- a CDS encoding dihydrolipoyl dehydrogenase family protein — protein MPEPERYDVVVIGSGEGGKYLAWHLAQAGKRTAVVERRWIGGSCPNINCLPSKNEIWSADVAKIAASAGEFGVRTGPISVDMAKVLQRKRAMVDGLVAFHLERYEASGAELIMGSARIVAPKTVEISLNDGGTRRLIADKLFLNLGTHASIPGVPGLAESQPLTNIEALDLDRIPDRLIVLGGGYVGLELAQAYRRFGSRVTIVEHGPRLAGREDPEVSEEIRGILEAEGIEVLLSTKVEQVEGQSGEHVRARVVASDSQRTLDASDILIAAGRTPNTRGIGLEETGIKLTDRGYIRVNERLETTAPDTWAIGECAGSPQFTHVSLDDFRVIRDNLGGENRTTEGRLVPYCMFIDPPLARIGMSEREARDNDVKVRVAKLPMRAVLRTRTTSETIGFMKALVDDDDRIVGFAMIGADAGEVMAAVQIAMIADLPYTSLRDAILTHPTMAEGLNALFGNVPDRLIQRGAVVV, from the coding sequence ATGCCCGAACCAGAACGATACGACGTAGTTGTCATCGGTAGTGGCGAGGGCGGCAAGTACCTCGCATGGCACTTGGCCCAGGCTGGCAAGCGGACGGCGGTGGTCGAACGTCGCTGGATCGGTGGCTCCTGCCCCAACATCAATTGTCTCCCCAGCAAGAACGAAATCTGGAGTGCCGACGTCGCCAAAATCGCCGCCAGCGCAGGAGAGTTCGGCGTCAGAACCGGTCCAATATCGGTCGATATGGCGAAGGTCCTGCAGCGCAAGCGAGCCATGGTCGACGGCCTCGTTGCTTTTCACCTGGAGCGGTATGAAGCAAGCGGCGCTGAGCTCATCATGGGGAGCGCGCGTATCGTTGCACCGAAGACCGTCGAAATTTCTCTAAACGATGGCGGGACGCGGCGGCTTATCGCCGACAAGCTTTTCCTCAACCTCGGAACGCACGCCAGCATTCCAGGAGTGCCTGGCTTGGCCGAGTCTCAACCGCTCACGAACATCGAGGCCCTCGATCTCGACCGAATTCCGGATCGTCTCATCGTTCTCGGCGGCGGATACGTCGGACTCGAGCTCGCGCAGGCATACCGCCGCTTCGGCAGCCGCGTCACTATTGTTGAGCATGGTCCAAGACTGGCGGGCCGCGAAGACCCGGAGGTCTCCGAGGAAATCCGGGGCATCCTGGAGGCGGAAGGAATAGAGGTGCTGCTGTCCACTAAGGTCGAGCAGGTAGAAGGGCAGTCCGGCGAACACGTGCGCGCTCGGGTAGTCGCTTCTGATAGCCAAAGGACTCTCGATGCTTCCGACATCCTGATCGCAGCCGGCCGAACACCCAACACGCGGGGAATCGGTCTTGAAGAGACTGGCATTAAACTGACCGATCGGGGTTACATCCGTGTCAATGAACGCCTTGAGACCACAGCGCCCGATACGTGGGCGATTGGCGAATGCGCCGGGAGTCCGCAGTTCACCCACGTCTCCCTCGACGACTTCCGCGTCATCCGAGATAACTTGGGCGGCGAAAACCGGACGACCGAGGGCAGGCTCGTGCCCTACTGCATGTTCATCGACCCGCCCCTCGCCCGAATAGGGATGAGCGAGCGCGAAGCGCGCGACAATGACGTAAAAGTGCGCGTGGCGAAACTACCAATGCGGGCAGTATTGCGAACCAGGACGACGTCGGAAACGATCGGGTTCATGAAGGCTCTTGTCGATGATGATGACCGCATCGTCGGCTTCGCCATGATCGGCGCGGACGCCGGCGAAGTGATGGCAGCCGTCCAGATCGCGATGATAGCAGACCTTCCCTACACGAGCCTCCGAGACGCCATTCTCACGCATCCGACAATGGCAGAGGGCTTGAACGCATTGTTCGGCAACGTCCCGGACAGATTAATCCAACGAGGCGCAGTGGTCGTTTAA
- a CDS encoding helix-turn-helix domain-containing protein translates to MAKREVLSAKRILARNLRRLRLERALSQDDVAAEADLRQALISAIEVGTANPTLESLDRLASALGVDLAVLFDRTAR, encoded by the coding sequence ATGGCGAAGCGAGAAGTTCTATCAGCCAAACGGATTCTGGCCCGCAATCTGCGGCGGCTGAGGCTCGAACGGGCGCTATCGCAGGATGACGTCGCGGCCGAGGCGGATTTGCGGCAGGCGCTCATCAGCGCGATCGAGGTCGGGACCGCAAATCCCACGCTGGAATCGCTGGACCGCCTGGCATCCGCGCTTGGGGTCGACCTGGCCGTCCTCTTTGATCGGACGGCGCGCTAA
- a CDS encoding formate/nitrite transporter family protein — MGAEQSTSDRATNVPPAQYLDARHAIEAMAMSSGRRMLDAPFTHVCVMAAYAGALIALGALFSVLLSAGVETQGPRRLLEGLGFSAGFFFVIQSQAALFTEINVVMPVTLLHYSKGALLAKAGRFWVLAFVANLVGALAIGYLVPTVQSYPPEMASRLAEIVSTKMAYREIGGINGWIQAVLSGMLANWLVGLAAFFATMGRTIIDKFVPVFLAVSLFVAAGFQHSPANMAYFSLAAGAGMGPGWIAALGWSILPAALGNLLGGIVLVTVPLWISFGSKHSSMIEDDTSGAGP; from the coding sequence ATGGGCGCGGAACAATCTACATCCGACCGGGCGACCAACGTGCCGCCGGCCCAGTATCTTGATGCAAGGCACGCCATCGAGGCGATGGCGATGTCTAGCGGACGGCGGATGCTGGATGCACCATTCACTCATGTCTGCGTAATGGCGGCATATGCTGGCGCACTGATCGCCCTGGGAGCGCTGTTCTCGGTGCTTCTCTCCGCAGGGGTGGAGACGCAAGGCCCGCGGCGACTGCTTGAGGGCCTCGGGTTTAGCGCCGGATTCTTTTTCGTGATTCAGTCGCAAGCTGCACTGTTCACGGAAATCAACGTCGTCATGCCCGTGACCTTACTTCACTATTCCAAGGGAGCCCTCCTGGCGAAAGCGGGACGATTCTGGGTATTGGCATTTGTCGCCAATCTGGTCGGCGCGCTGGCAATTGGTTATCTCGTGCCGACAGTGCAGTCCTACCCGCCCGAAATGGCTTCGCGGCTGGCGGAAATTGTCTCGACCAAAATGGCGTATCGCGAAATCGGCGGTATCAATGGATGGATTCAGGCCGTCCTATCCGGGATGCTCGCAAACTGGCTCGTGGGCTTAGCAGCCTTCTTCGCCACCATGGGGCGTACGATCATCGACAAGTTCGTCCCCGTGTTCCTCGCTGTGTCGCTATTCGTCGCTGCGGGATTTCAACACAGCCCGGCAAACATGGCGTATTTTTCGCTCGCTGCCGGGGCGGGAATGGGCCCCGGATGGATCGCGGCATTAGGTTGGAGCATCCTTCCTGCCGCCCTCGGAAATCTCCTCGGCGGAATTGTACTCGTCACCGTGCCGTTATGGATATCCTTCGGCTCCAAGCACAGCTCCATGATCGAAGACGATACATCTGGCGCGGGCCCTTGA
- a CDS encoding ArdC family protein, whose protein sequence is MSKHLSANPRADIYQRVTDTIIRDLEQGTRSWIKPWTTTSKDSDSIRPLRRDGTPYRGINVLILWSEAIEHGYSSSTWMTYRQAQALGAQVRKGEHGATVVYAKTIERAEDDAVTGDATVTRIPMLRAYTVFNTDQIDGLPAPTPAQPSPIKESVSTRIELADAFIAATGATIVHRGNRACYIPSADRIEMPPYAQFIDTSTASAAEGYYATVLHELIHWTSPPHRCDRDLGKRFGDHAYAREELVAEIGAAFLCADLSITLEPRSDHAAYLGSWLTVLKSDKRAIFAAAALAQKAVDWLTGLR, encoded by the coding sequence ATGAGCAAGCATCTCAGTGCGAACCCGCGCGCCGACATTTATCAGCGGGTCACCGACACCATCATCCGTGATCTGGAGCAGGGCACCCGCTCGTGGATCAAACCCTGGACCACAACGTCCAAAGACTCGGATTCAATCCGACCGCTTCGCCGCGATGGCACACCCTATCGCGGCATCAATGTTCTCATTCTCTGGTCCGAGGCGATAGAGCACGGCTACTCGTCCTCGACATGGATGACCTACCGCCAGGCCCAAGCCCTCGGAGCGCAGGTTCGCAAAGGCGAGCATGGCGCAACCGTGGTCTATGCCAAGACCATCGAACGGGCCGAAGATGATGCTGTGACCGGCGACGCGACGGTGACGCGCATTCCCATGCTGCGTGCCTACACTGTCTTCAACACCGATCAGATCGATGGCCTGCCGGCGCCGACACCGGCTCAGCCGTCCCCGATCAAAGAATCCGTGTCCACTCGGATCGAGCTCGCCGACGCCTTCATCGCCGCGACCGGGGCGACCATCGTGCACAGGGGCAACCGCGCCTGCTATATTCCGTCCGCCGACCGCATCGAAATGCCGCCCTATGCGCAATTCATCGATACGTCGACGGCGAGCGCCGCCGAAGGCTATTACGCGACGGTGCTGCATGAACTGATCCACTGGACCTCGCCACCGCATCGCTGTGACCGCGATCTTGGCAAGCGCTTTGGCGACCACGCATATGCGCGCGAAGAACTCGTCGCCGAGATAGGTGCCGCATTTCTCTGTGCCGACCTCTCCATCACGCTCGAACCGCGATCCGACCACGCGGCCTACCTTGGCAGTTGGCTGACCGTGCTCAAATCAGATAAGCGCGCGATCTTTGCCGCCGCAGCCCTCGCGCAAAAGGCAGTCGATTGGCTCACCGGTCTCCGGTGA
- a CDS encoding heavy metal translocating P-type ATPase: MSNPEKANSKGECGCSSKASAAPGPDETKAACCGGGHDHDAHEHHHHPVSGDGKVMDPVCGMTVDPTTSKHRFDYQGHIYHFCSAGCRTKFAAAPETYLDKSKAAPKEPVPEGTVYTCPMHPEIRQIGPGSCPICGMALEPEVATLDAAPNPELADMTRRFWIGLVFALPAVILEMGGHLVGGHGWVDQTLSNWIQLVSATPVVIWAGWPFFVRGWQSLLTRNLNMFTLIAMGTGVAYVYSVVATVAPQIFPLAFRGHDGAVAVYFEAAAVITVLVLLGQVLELRAREATSGAIKALLDLAPKTARLVAEDGTDHEVPLDGLNVGDRLRVRPGEKVPVDGIILEGRSSLDESLVTGESMPVTKETDAKVIAGTLNQSGSFVMRAEKVGRDTMLSQIVQMVAQAQRSRAPIQRLADQVAGWFVPTVIVAALVAFAAWWIFGPEPRLAFGLVAAVSVLIIACPCALGLATPMSIMVGVGRGAHAGVLIKNAEALERLEKVDTLVVDKTGTLTEGKPKVVSIVSAAGFQEDELLRLAASVERSSEHPLADAVVRAAKERNLTLINVEEFDSPTGKGVTGRVDGKSVLLGNAAYLKSLGIETQTLEPQAEILRGEGATVINIALDGQLAGLFAIADPVKQSTPDALKALAAEGIKVIMLTGDNRTTANAVAKRLGIPDVEAEVLPDQKSTVVSNLQKSGRIVAMAGDGVNDAPALAAAEVGIAMGTGTDVAMESAGVTLLKGDLMGIVRARRLSEATMSNIRQNLFFAFIYNAAGIPIAAGVLYPTFGLLLSPIIAAAAMALSSVSVVGNALRLKTVKL; the protein is encoded by the coding sequence ATGTCCAATCCGGAAAAGGCTAATTCCAAGGGCGAATGCGGCTGCTCCTCGAAGGCAAGCGCGGCCCCGGGCCCCGACGAAACCAAAGCAGCTTGCTGCGGTGGCGGCCATGATCACGACGCTCATGAGCATCACCACCATCCCGTTTCGGGAGACGGAAAGGTCATGGATCCAGTTTGCGGGATGACCGTCGATCCGACGACGAGCAAGCACCGATTCGATTACCAAGGTCACATTTACCATTTCTGTTCGGCCGGCTGTCGCACGAAGTTCGCCGCCGCCCCCGAAACGTATCTCGATAAGTCCAAGGCCGCACCGAAAGAGCCTGTTCCGGAAGGCACGGTCTACACGTGCCCGATGCATCCCGAGATCCGGCAGATCGGACCCGGCAGCTGCCCGATCTGCGGCATGGCTCTGGAGCCCGAAGTGGCAACTCTGGACGCCGCACCGAATCCCGAGTTAGCGGACATGACCCGGCGGTTCTGGATAGGCTTGGTGTTCGCCCTGCCTGCAGTCATCCTTGAGATGGGCGGGCATTTGGTCGGCGGCCACGGCTGGGTCGACCAAACATTGTCAAACTGGATACAACTCGTCTCGGCGACACCGGTCGTGATCTGGGCGGGTTGGCCGTTCTTCGTGCGCGGCTGGCAGTCACTGCTGACCCGCAACCTCAACATGTTCACCCTGATCGCGATGGGGACTGGGGTCGCTTACGTCTACAGCGTCGTCGCCACGGTCGCCCCGCAGATTTTTCCACTCGCGTTTCGCGGACACGATGGTGCCGTTGCCGTCTATTTCGAAGCGGCGGCAGTGATCACCGTTCTGGTGTTGCTGGGCCAGGTGCTCGAATTGCGTGCCCGCGAGGCAACGTCGGGCGCGATCAAGGCTCTGCTCGACCTCGCCCCGAAGACGGCGCGCCTCGTTGCGGAGGACGGCACCGATCATGAAGTCCCGCTCGACGGCCTGAACGTCGGCGATCGGCTGCGTGTCCGTCCCGGTGAAAAGGTACCGGTCGACGGCATTATTCTTGAGGGGCGCTCATCGCTCGATGAATCCCTGGTGACCGGAGAATCCATGCCCGTCACCAAAGAGACCGACGCTAAGGTCATCGCAGGCACCCTGAATCAATCTGGAAGCTTCGTGATGCGGGCCGAGAAGGTCGGGCGCGATACTATGTTGTCCCAGATCGTGCAGATGGTGGCGCAGGCGCAGCGCTCGCGCGCGCCGATTCAGCGGCTGGCTGATCAAGTTGCCGGATGGTTCGTTCCAACAGTCATCGTCGCAGCGCTTGTCGCCTTCGCCGCCTGGTGGATTTTCGGGCCTGAACCCCGCCTGGCGTTCGGTCTCGTCGCGGCTGTCAGCGTTCTGATCATCGCCTGTCCGTGCGCCCTCGGGCTGGCGACCCCGATGTCGATCATGGTTGGCGTCGGGCGTGGCGCCCATGCTGGCGTGTTGATCAAGAACGCCGAAGCGCTGGAGCGTCTCGAGAAGGTTGACACCCTGGTGGTCGATAAAACGGGCACGCTCACCGAAGGCAAGCCAAAGGTCGTCTCCATCGTTTCCGCCGCGGGATTTCAAGAAGATGAACTCCTGCGATTGGCGGCCAGTGTCGAACGTTCCAGCGAGCATCCGCTGGCCGATGCCGTTGTACGGGCAGCGAAAGAGCGGAATCTGACATTGATCAATGTGGAGGAATTCGACTCGCCGACAGGCAAAGGCGTCACCGGCAGGGTGGATGGCAAATCTGTCTTGCTGGGCAATGCGGCCTATTTGAAATCGTTAGGTATCGAGACACAAACGTTGGAGCCACAAGCCGAAATCCTGCGCGGTGAAGGTGCAACCGTGATCAATATCGCACTCGATGGACAGTTGGCGGGCCTCTTTGCAATCGCCGATCCAGTGAAGCAATCGACGCCCGATGCCTTGAAGGCGCTGGCGGCTGAAGGCATCAAGGTTATTATGCTGACCGGCGACAATAGAACGACGGCAAATGCGGTCGCAAAACGACTCGGCATCCCCGATGTGGAGGCAGAAGTGCTGCCGGATCAGAAGAGTACAGTCGTTAGCAATCTGCAGAAGTCGGGTCGCATTGTCGCAATGGCCGGCGATGGTGTAAATGATGCCCCTGCCCTTGCTGCAGCCGAAGTCGGCATCGCGATGGGCACCGGCACCGACGTCGCGATGGAAAGCGCGGGAGTAACCCTTCTTAAGGGCGACTTGATGGGAATCGTTCGCGCTCGCCGTCTCTCCGAAGCGACGATGAGCAACATCCGGCAGAATCTGTTCTTCGCGTTCATCTACAACGCTGCCGGAATTCCGATCGCAGCCGGCGTCCTCTATCCGACGTTCGGATTGCTGCTGTCCCCCATTATTGCCGCGGCGGCGATGGCGCTATCTTCAGTCAGCGTCGTGGGCAACGCGCTCCGATTGAAGACTGTGAAATTGTGA